From the Nonlabens marinus S1-08 genome, one window contains:
- a CDS encoding DUF6495 family protein → MKYRRLTKEQLEELHPEFINFLATQTITATEWEEIKANKPEVAEEEIDIFSDLVWEGVLGKAEFLEHISPNTMNLFELREKEMGLISIIVGDEKIDITTPTGYKWLQNNLLDEEVKIFTATKAYGEDPNADKFKLIESGAVITKGDLFRYFDDLMEMGKEKNGF, encoded by the coding sequence ATGAAGTACAGAAGACTTACTAAAGAACAATTAGAAGAACTACACCCAGAGTTCATCAACTTTTTGGCTACTCAAACCATTACTGCTACAGAATGGGAGGAAATCAAAGCCAATAAGCCAGAAGTTGCTGAGGAAGAGATTGATATATTCTCAGACCTGGTTTGGGAAGGTGTGCTAGGCAAAGCGGAATTTCTAGAACACATCAGTCCTAATACCATGAACCTCTTTGAACTCAGAGAAAAAGAAATGGGATTGATCTCCATCATTGTAGGTGATGAGAAAATAGATATTACCACACCTACAGGTTACAAATGGCTTCAGAACAATTTATTAGACGAAGAGGTTAAGATATTTACTGCTACCAAGGCTTATGGTGAAGATCCTAATGCTGATAAATTTAAACTTATCGAGTCCGGCGCTGTAATCACTAAGGGGGACTTATTCCGTTACTTTGATGATTTGATGGAAATGGGCAAAGAGAAGAACGGCTTTTAA
- a CDS encoding methylated-DNA--[protein]-cysteine S-methyltransferase — protein MSNIITASYTSPVGELLIGVYNNQLCLCDWVYRKQRPTIDNRVQKFCGAIYKEGTHDVITSTVQQLDAYFKGELKQFDVPLLCCGTDFQKSIWQDLQDIPYGETMSYASLSRKRNNPKSIRAVAAANGANAISILIPCHRIIGSDGSLTGYAGGLRAKEALLQLEGIDLYNGQQSLF, from the coding sequence ATGAGTAATATCATTACAGCCAGTTATACGTCGCCTGTGGGTGAACTGCTTATAGGAGTCTATAATAACCAGTTGTGTCTTTGTGATTGGGTTTATCGTAAACAGCGGCCAACCATTGACAATCGAGTACAAAAATTTTGTGGTGCTATATACAAAGAGGGAACACATGATGTGATAACATCGACAGTTCAGCAACTGGATGCCTATTTCAAGGGCGAGTTAAAACAATTTGACGTACCGCTTTTATGCTGCGGCACAGATTTCCAGAAAAGCATTTGGCAAGATTTACAGGATATTCCCTATGGGGAAACCATGTCGTATGCATCGCTTTCGCGAAAGCGGAACAATCCTAAAAGTATTAGGGCAGTGGCAGCAGCTAATGGTGCAAATGCTATTTCAATTCTAATTCCTTGCCATAGAATCATCGGCAGCGACGGATCGCTTACTGGGTATGCCGGTGGGTTGAGAGCCAAAGAAGCACTACTCCAGCTAGAAGGCATCGATCTCTATAATGGCCAGCAAAGCTTATTTTAA
- the rplI gene encoding 50S ribosomal protein L9, translating to MELILKQDVEHLGFTDDLVTVKPGYGRNFLIPQGKAVMATPGAKKQLAETVKQRAHKEASNIKAAQSQADKLNGMDLKMAVKSGEGDKLFGSVTTADLSDALAKEGVEIDKKFISIAGGNIKRLGQYEATIRFHREVQTNFTFEVVATKG from the coding sequence ATGGAACTAATACTAAAACAAGACGTAGAGCATTTAGGTTTTACCGATGACCTCGTTACCGTTAAGCCTGGTTATGGACGTAACTTTTTGATCCCACAAGGAAAAGCTGTAATGGCAACTCCTGGTGCAAAAAAGCAACTGGCTGAAACTGTGAAGCAACGTGCTCACAAAGAAGCATCAAATATCAAGGCTGCTCAATCACAAGCAGACAAATTGAATGGAATGGACCTTAAAATGGCTGTTAAGTCAGGAGAAGGTGACAAACTTTTCGGTTCTGTAACTACTGCTGATCTTTCTGACGCTCTAGCTAAAGAAGGTGTGGAAATTGATAAGAAATTTATCTCTATCGCTGGTGGTAACATCAAGAGATTGGGTCAGTACGAAGCTACGATCCGTTTTCACCGTGAAGTGCAAACGAACTTTACATTTGAAGTTGTCGCTACTAAAGGATAA
- the rpsR gene encoding 30S ribosomal protein S18: MATLQQQAKGKKDGDIRYLSPLKIETQERKKYCRFQRSGIKYIDYKDPDFLMGLVNEQGKILPRRLTGTSLKYQRKVAVAIKRCRHIALMPFEGDLLK, from the coding sequence ATGGCAACATTACAACAACAAGCCAAAGGTAAAAAGGACGGAGATATCCGTTACTTATCCCCTTTGAAGATCGAGACTCAAGAGAGAAAAAAATACTGTCGTTTTCAACGCAGCGGTATTAAATACATTGACTATAAAGATCCAGATTTCTTGATGGGTCTAGTTAACGAGCAAGGAAAAATTCTTCCTAGACGTTTGACTGGAACTTCATTAAAATATCAACGCAAGGTAGCAGTAGCTATCAAAAGATGTAGACACATCGCATTGATGCCGTTTGAAGGAGATCTTTTAAAATAA
- the hisS gene encoding histidine--tRNA ligase: MAQKPSIPKGTRDFSPNEVERREYIIDIIKNRFQLYGFMPIETPSFENSETLLGKYGEEGDRLIFKILNNGEFLNKVPESDLVTKDESVITSQISDRALRYDLTVPFARYVVQHQNDIAFPFKRYQVQNVWRADRPQKGRFREFTQCDADVVGSDSLLQEVEFIKLFDDVYTDLGLKGCTIKINNRKVLAGIAEMMGAADKLIDFTVALDKLDKIGADAVKKEMLEKGIEAAAIEKLQPVFELSGDFEQKVAQMKKLLSQSEIGLQGITELETIKEKLAPLEMKMTHLDLDITLARGLNYYTGCIFEVAAPDGVSMGSISGGGRYDDLTGIFGMKDMSGVGISFGLDRIYLVLEELGLFPDSVKAGVQALFINFGETEASYCMEWMFRFRESGIKTELYPEPGKMKKQMTYADKNSIPYVILAGENEIKTGKLTLKHMKTGLQESLSPEDLLAKINTTF, from the coding sequence ATGGCACAAAAACCATCTATTCCTAAAGGTACTCGAGATTTCAGCCCTAACGAGGTGGAACGACGGGAGTATATTATTGATATTATTAAAAATAGATTTCAATTGTACGGTTTTATGCCCATTGAAACGCCCAGTTTTGAAAATTCTGAGACCTTGCTAGGTAAGTATGGGGAAGAAGGAGATCGTTTGATTTTTAAGATCTTGAATAATGGAGAGTTCTTGAATAAAGTACCCGAATCAGATCTAGTCACTAAAGACGAATCTGTGATTACCTCACAAATCAGCGATCGAGCTCTACGTTATGATCTTACTGTCCCATTTGCCCGGTATGTGGTACAACACCAGAATGATATCGCATTTCCATTTAAACGCTACCAGGTACAAAACGTATGGCGTGCAGACCGCCCTCAAAAAGGTAGATTCCGCGAGTTTACCCAGTGTGATGCAGATGTGGTGGGTAGTGATTCTCTATTACAAGAAGTAGAATTCATCAAGTTATTTGATGACGTTTATACAGACTTAGGATTAAAAGGGTGTACCATAAAAATCAATAACCGCAAAGTACTTGCTGGAATTGCAGAAATGATGGGTGCTGCAGATAAATTGATTGATTTTACGGTAGCCCTTGACAAACTTGACAAGATAGGTGCTGATGCTGTTAAAAAAGAAATGCTGGAAAAAGGAATTGAGGCAGCTGCCATCGAGAAATTGCAACCTGTTTTTGAATTGTCTGGCGACTTTGAGCAAAAAGTAGCTCAGATGAAGAAACTACTTTCGCAAAGCGAAATAGGACTTCAAGGAATTACTGAACTTGAAACGATTAAAGAAAAGCTAGCGCCGCTAGAAATGAAAATGACGCATCTGGACTTAGACATCACTCTAGCTAGAGGATTGAATTATTACACTGGCTGCATTTTTGAGGTTGCCGCACCAGATGGTGTTTCTATGGGGAGTATTAGTGGTGGAGGAAGATATGATGACTTGACTGGTATTTTCGGGATGAAGGATATGAGTGGGGTAGGGATCAGTTTCGGTCTGGATCGCATTTATCTTGTTTTAGAAGAATTAGGGTTGTTTCCAGATAGCGTTAAAGCGGGCGTGCAGGCCTTATTTATCAATTTTGGTGAAACTGAGGCTAGTTATTGTATGGAATGGATGTTTCGCTTTCGCGAAAGCGGAATAAAAACAGAGCTCTACCCAGAACCAGGGAAGATGAAAAAGCAGATGACTTATGCGGACAAGAATTCGATCCCGTATGTGATTCTAGCAGGTGAGAATGAGATTAAGACAGGTAAACTCACGTTGAAACACATGAAAACAGGTCTTCAAGAATCATTATCTCCCGAAGACCTGTTGGCTAAAATAAATACTACTTTTTAG
- a CDS encoding LytR/AlgR family response regulator transcription factor codes for MTDTILKCFVVDDSSIQRLAIVKLIENHPNLKLAGEFSNAIETKAAIKDAGVDLIFLDVEMPILTGFDLLDDITEKPGVIFVTGQTKYAFKAFDYSAIDYLQKPIKKDRFLYAVERALLAHKMRTEMVEDKGEFIFVKSNLKKRKVYLKDLKFIQALGDYVKLITETESLVVLSTMKSFEKQLPAEDFLRIHKSYIVNLRRVEKFNSKAVELDSEVLPLSRNRKADLVEALSQF; via the coding sequence ATGACCGATACTATTTTAAAATGCTTTGTGGTCGATGATTCCAGCATTCAACGATTAGCCATCGTTAAACTTATAGAAAACCATCCTAATCTCAAGCTAGCGGGAGAATTCAGCAATGCCATAGAGACTAAAGCGGCGATTAAGGACGCTGGGGTTGACTTGATATTTCTAGATGTAGAAATGCCCATCCTTACGGGATTTGATCTTCTAGATGACATCACTGAAAAGCCAGGAGTCATATTTGTAACGGGTCAGACAAAATATGCCTTTAAGGCTTTTGACTACTCCGCTATAGATTATTTACAAAAACCTATTAAGAAAGATCGTTTCCTTTACGCCGTTGAGCGCGCGTTGCTCGCACACAAGATGCGTACTGAAATGGTAGAAGATAAAGGTGAATTCATCTTTGTCAAAAGCAACCTTAAAAAACGTAAAGTATACCTTAAAGACTTGAAGTTTATTCAAGCTCTTGGAGATTACGTAAAACTAATTACCGAAACTGAAAGCTTAGTGGTTTTGTCCACTATGAAATCTTTTGAAAAGCAGTTACCTGCTGAAGATTTTTTAAGAATACACAAATCTTACATCGTCAACTTGCGACGCGTAGAAAAGTTCAATTCCAAAGCAGTTGAACTAGACTCTGAGGTTCTTCCTTTGAGCCGCAATCGCAAAGCAGATCTTGTAGAGGCTTTGTCACAATTTTAA
- a CDS encoding LamG-like jellyroll fold domain-containing protein — MSNTIIAQKSKEHNAGFTERTDSQKPILSLKDAPLFQVNATHQLEKVDISNIAPITETLITKTSSATYNLASAKVAHEPVGSTRENFYYHNMEMDFTGWTTSSTNGLEWAVGTTGEKGEGSYLVTTPYGSYPSNAQAYVTTATISTIGFTNIQLSLDFLTLLTDVEDGLRVEYSSNNGFSWTVLGNDGTGSGASNWYNNSTVSAFSSTASAWTGNNSSNDPNISRFEQATYPLPLTLSNNANVKFRFVFASNNNRSGIGVAVDNLILTGQRTIPATITTGPANVSSQLSLWLRSSDLALSNGDPMNIWEDKALNHDAVEYTAKAPSYTNNSVDNVNFNPSVTFDRSQGQHMRGIGGFNSQDYWVVVRSDLNTSKEISDETVLIGGKYSVENPSNDPSGLGWGPVSARFSSEVLAHCIDPISENDAASGSYGRAFTNSSRTFDDVRIINVKNNSTNNQSEIYINGRKVDNTTGQTTVSNAVLNFQQFTNIPYYLGVGRYTLTGLPFESHLNGQLTEVFSYRTRKSNTEQQRIYSYLSIKNGVSLQAPTTSLSVNDHQATWDYIDSNGDVIWDFASNSGFAYDVAAIGRDDLYQLNQKQSQSENSTSIVAIGLDEVKDIGTDNPNSFAANREFMIWGHNNGDLYKASAAITHTVGTTISVPTSMERMNRIWKIKERTTGDIGFLEFRVPTSAFAGLSPVTGEKERVLIIADDPNFTVNLRTVFFKTSGAYERVKVELDGTKYFSLGVADVVYSTQGLEFDGVDDFIEVLDGKNIESNFTISAWVYSTGSNNSNSNRTIISKRNGTDGFQFYIGNDNKVNVYWHNGTAQTLVTNTAINNNAWTHVAAIYDGTVVKLYIDGILDNSATRTPPVANSNIMAIGARKRSKTNIVNRFKGQLDEIRIWNTALTEDQLRYIMNQEVMDNSSLVAGEIMPLGVTKDAIKTVTWDKLQAYYDLNSYIGTALNDHSINKSHGQMAYEDQYTMKIQSAPLPYVTQSNGIWENQSNWENGSMLFTPGSTRVINGSSVKVDWNIVRSKDSIVINSTDVELLGLMVESDTLRVQNNHGLSVTHYLKLDGKIDLVGEAQLVQNDQSDLDPLSSGNLERDQQGTGDVYNYNYWASPVSFINNTTNNTGYSLASNLKDGTDEDNPRDLNFTTRSNPNGAIATTSTAATISSRWLYKYSNLTSGVYANWQAIENGDMLNPGEAFTMKGTGSSTDQNYTFVGKPNNGDMDLAITAGNDYLVGNPYPSAMDAQAFLTDNTDLDGTLYFWEHWGGGSHILAEYQGGYAMYNYSGGTPTATKGTSHPLVNADGTANKVPGRYVAVSQGFFVIGENTGTIKFRNTQRIFEKESSGNSVFVSAPGSSATNPALDYNPQPDNRTKIRLGFDSPNLIHRQLLLTIDPKATLAYDRGYDGLQFDDQMDDMAFLIGSDKYSIQGIGSIEEQVELPLFVKLKDNGTIKIGLDHIQNLDEKTPIYIKDEVTQTLHDLRESAFESPFLFKGQYKSRFSVVFKNQGTLGSDLITDQEAIIVFTPRNGSTIQIKTPTSIQLQTVSIINMLGQVIHTVDVRTASGEISIPRNNWATGSYIVKMTTDDQMYSRKVILD; from the coding sequence TTGAGCAATACTATAATCGCTCAAAAATCTAAGGAGCATAATGCTGGATTCACAGAGCGTACTGATAGCCAGAAACCTATATTGAGCTTGAAGGATGCGCCTCTATTTCAGGTAAACGCCACCCATCAACTCGAGAAAGTTGACATATCAAACATTGCTCCTATCACAGAAACGTTGATTACAAAAACATCTAGTGCAACTTATAATTTAGCATCAGCCAAAGTTGCACATGAACCTGTCGGTTCTACAAGAGAAAATTTCTATTACCACAATATGGAAATGGATTTTACTGGATGGACTACATCTAGCACAAATGGTTTGGAATGGGCGGTAGGTACAACTGGGGAAAAGGGAGAAGGATCCTATCTTGTAACCACTCCCTATGGATCTTACCCTAGCAATGCGCAAGCTTATGTCACCACGGCCACCATATCGACAATTGGTTTTACAAACATTCAATTGAGTCTAGACTTTCTAACTCTATTAACTGATGTTGAAGATGGGTTAAGAGTGGAGTATAGTTCAAATAATGGTTTTAGCTGGACGGTGTTAGGAAATGATGGTACAGGATCAGGAGCTAGTAACTGGTATAACAATTCGACTGTAAGCGCTTTTTCATCTACTGCATCTGCATGGACAGGAAATAATTCCTCAAATGACCCTAATATAAGTCGTTTTGAACAAGCGACATATCCATTACCATTAACGCTGAGCAATAATGCCAATGTAAAGTTTCGATTTGTGTTTGCCTCTAATAATAACCGTTCTGGTATAGGAGTAGCTGTCGATAATTTGATATTGACCGGTCAGCGTACTATACCTGCTACAATCACAACTGGCCCTGCTAATGTATCCAGTCAATTAAGTTTATGGTTGCGCTCATCAGATTTAGCTTTGAGTAATGGAGATCCTATGAATATATGGGAGGATAAGGCTTTGAATCACGATGCAGTAGAATATACCGCTAAAGCTCCATCTTATACTAACAATAGTGTGGACAACGTCAACTTCAATCCTTCTGTTACTTTTGATAGGTCGCAAGGTCAACATATGAGAGGTATAGGTGGCTTTAACTCTCAAGATTATTGGGTAGTGGTAAGAAGTGACCTAAATACTTCTAAAGAAATCAGTGATGAAACTGTACTTATAGGCGGAAAATATTCCGTTGAAAACCCATCAAATGATCCTTCCGGACTAGGTTGGGGTCCTGTATCTGCTAGGTTTAGTAGTGAAGTGCTAGCACATTGCATAGATCCCATAAGTGAAAACGATGCAGCTTCAGGAAGCTACGGTCGTGCCTTTACCAACTCAAGTCGAACTTTCGATGATGTTCGTATCATCAATGTGAAAAACAACTCTACAAACAACCAATCAGAAATTTACATCAACGGCCGTAAAGTGGATAATACGACTGGACAGACAACGGTCAGTAATGCTGTTTTAAACTTCCAACAATTTACTAATATTCCTTATTATCTAGGAGTAGGTAGATATACGTTGACAGGTTTGCCTTTTGAAAGTCATTTGAATGGACAGCTTACAGAAGTCTTTAGTTATAGAACTCGCAAATCAAATACAGAACAACAACGTATTTATTCTTATCTGTCTATAAAAAATGGCGTTTCCCTTCAAGCGCCTACTACTTCATTATCCGTTAATGACCATCAAGCCACCTGGGATTATATAGATTCTAATGGCGACGTCATTTGGGATTTTGCATCAAATAGTGGGTTTGCTTATGATGTTGCGGCGATAGGTCGTGATGACCTTTACCAATTGAATCAAAAGCAGTCTCAAAGTGAGAATTCAACTTCAATTGTGGCCATAGGTCTTGATGAGGTTAAGGATATAGGTACTGACAACCCAAATTCTTTTGCAGCAAATCGTGAGTTTATGATTTGGGGTCATAATAATGGCGACTTGTACAAAGCCAGCGCTGCGATCACCCATACGGTAGGTACTACAATCTCTGTTCCTACCAGTATGGAACGGATGAATCGCATTTGGAAAATCAAAGAACGAACTACTGGAGATATTGGATTCTTGGAATTCAGAGTACCTACCAGCGCTTTTGCAGGTTTGAGCCCTGTAACTGGAGAGAAAGAACGCGTCCTTATCATTGCAGATGACCCCAATTTTACAGTGAATCTGAGAACCGTGTTTTTCAAAACATCAGGTGCTTATGAACGTGTAAAAGTTGAATTGGATGGTACTAAGTATTTTTCCTTAGGTGTAGCTGATGTTGTGTACTCAACTCAAGGTTTAGAATTTGATGGGGTAGATGATTTCATTGAGGTACTGGATGGCAAAAACATTGAAAGCAATTTCACCATAAGTGCCTGGGTTTATTCCACTGGAAGTAATAATAGTAATAGCAATCGTACGATCATCTCAAAAAGAAATGGTACGGATGGTTTTCAATTTTATATAGGGAACGACAATAAGGTAAATGTTTACTGGCATAATGGTACTGCTCAAACCCTTGTTACTAATACTGCAATCAACAATAACGCTTGGACGCACGTCGCTGCAATATATGACGGCACAGTAGTAAAGCTTTACATTGATGGAATTTTAGATAATTCTGCTACAAGAACACCTCCTGTAGCCAATTCAAATATTATGGCTATTGGGGCTCGCAAAAGATCTAAAACGAATATTGTAAATAGGTTTAAGGGTCAGCTTGATGAAATTAGAATATGGAATACGGCACTAACTGAAGATCAATTAAGGTACATCATGAATCAGGAGGTAATGGACAACTCCTCATTAGTTGCAGGTGAAATTATGCCATTAGGTGTCACGAAAGATGCCATTAAAACGGTGACATGGGATAAATTACAGGCGTATTACGACTTGAATAGCTATATAGGTACCGCCTTGAACGATCATTCCATTAATAAAAGCCATGGTCAAATGGCATATGAGGATCAATACACCATGAAAATTCAATCTGCTCCACTTCCTTATGTTACTCAAAGTAACGGAATTTGGGAGAATCAAAGTAATTGGGAAAATGGATCAATGCTGTTTACACCAGGATCTACAAGAGTTATTAATGGTTCTTCAGTTAAGGTTGATTGGAACATTGTGAGGTCAAAAGACAGTATAGTAATTAACTCGACTGATGTTGAATTGTTAGGTTTAATGGTAGAAAGCGATACATTGAGGGTGCAAAACAATCATGGCCTTTCAGTAACACATTACTTGAAACTTGACGGTAAAATAGATTTAGTTGGAGAAGCCCAATTGGTACAAAATGATCAAAGTGATTTAGATCCATTGAGCAGTGGTAATCTAGAGAGAGATCAACAAGGGACTGGTGATGTGTATAATTACAATTACTGGGCATCTCCCGTAAGTTTTATAAATAATACCACAAACAACACAGGCTATAGTCTCGCTAGCAATTTAAAAGATGGGACAGATGAAGATAACCCTAGAGACTTAAACTTTACTACTAGGAGTAACCCTAATGGTGCTATTGCAACCACATCTACTGCCGCTACTATTTCTAGTCGATGGTTATACAAATACAGTAATTTAACTTCTGGCGTTTATGCTAACTGGCAAGCTATTGAAAATGGAGACATGCTCAATCCCGGTGAAGCTTTCACTATGAAAGGAACTGGATCGTCCACTGATCAGAATTATACATTTGTAGGTAAACCTAATAATGGTGATATGGACCTAGCAATTACCGCAGGTAACGATTACCTTGTTGGAAACCCTTACCCAAGTGCAATGGATGCACAGGCATTCCTTACTGATAATACAGATCTAGATGGAACACTCTATTTTTGGGAACACTGGGGAGGTGGTAGCCATATTCTAGCGGAATACCAAGGAGGTTATGCCATGTACAACTATTCAGGTGGCACCCCAACCGCTACTAAAGGAACCTCTCACCCATTAGTAAATGCAGACGGTACTGCGAACAAAGTACCAGGTCGGTACGTCGCAGTATCTCAAGGATTCTTTGTGATAGGAGAAAATACAGGAACTATCAAATTCCGTAATACGCAACGCATTTTTGAAAAGGAATCTAGTGGTAATAGTGTATTTGTTTCAGCACCTGGAAGTAGTGCTACTAACCCTGCTCTAGATTACAACCCACAACCAGATAATAGAACTAAAATCAGACTTGGATTTGACTCTCCTAACTTGATTCATCGTCAACTATTATTAACCATTGATCCTAAGGCAACTTTAGCCTACGATCGCGGGTACGACGGTCTTCAATTTGATGATCAAATGGACGATATGGCTTTCTTAATAGGCAGTGATAAATATTCCATTCAAGGGATAGGCAGTATTGAAGAGCAGGTAGAATTGCCATTGTTTGTAAAACTAAAAGATAACGGTACAATCAAAATAGGACTGGATCACATTCAAAATCTAGATGAAAAGACTCCAATTTATATTAAGGATGAAGTGACTCAAACATTACATGATTTAAGAGAGAGTGCTTTTGAAAGTCCTTTTTTATTCAAGGGTCAATATAAGTCACGATTTTCAGTAGTCTTTAAAAATCAAGGTACCCTAGGAAGCGACCTTATTACAGACCAAGAGGCTATTATAGTATTTACCCCTAGAAATGGATCTACAATTCAAATTAAAACGCCAACCAGCATTCAATTGCAAACAGTGTCCATAATCAATATGCTAGGGCAAGTCATCCATACGGTAGATGTCAGAACCGCATCTGGTGAAATAAGTATCCCGAGAAATAATTGGGCAACAGGCAGCTATATTGTAAAAATGACTACCGATGATCAAATGTATTCCAGGAAAGTGATATTAGACTAA
- the rpsF gene encoding 30S ribosomal protein S6, which produces MNQYETVFILNPVLSDDQVKETVKKFEKFLTDRGAEMVANEDWGLKKLAYTIDNKKSGFYHLFQFAAPGEVINDYEVEFRRDERVMRYLTVRLDKYAIEWAEKRRSRMSKKSQA; this is translated from the coding sequence ATGAATCAATACGAAACTGTTTTCATTTTGAATCCCGTTTTATCTGATGATCAGGTAAAGGAAACAGTAAAGAAGTTTGAGAAATTTCTTACTGACCGCGGTGCCGAAATGGTAGCTAACGAAGATTGGGGCCTAAAAAAATTGGCTTACACAATCGACAACAAGAAAAGTGGATTTTACCACTTATTCCAATTTGCCGCACCAGGTGAGGTAATCAATGACTATGAGGTCGAATTCCGTCGTGACGAGCGCGTGATGAGATACCTTACTGTACGACTTGATAAATATGCTATCGAGTGGGCAGAAAAAAGAAGAAGTAGAATGTCTAAAAAATCTCAAGCTTAA
- a CDS encoding ABC transporter permease: protein MIGLFRENVSIAQQSIRSQLLRTILTVFIIAIGITALVGILSAVNALERTLSDGFTDIGTNTFNIQRYSQTFQRSGGGEVRKINPIVSYTDVREFEDNYSFPGAQVGVSFQATSQAEVKSEDRKTKPKVIVTGINEHFISNSGTKILDGRAFSASDIENNSRVALVGSDMEDALFQGLNPIGQTISIRGNKFTVIGLLEEKGSTFGNNVDLRVLIPIGVARSIYTLPNISYDLSVKVLNQQLMDAAKDKATLLMRSIRGLTPVEEDNFGIIQRDELMSSVDEISIALNAAAIIISVITIFGSSIALMNIMLVSVTERTREIGVRKALGAKRNTISWQFFIETLLISQYGSLLGIVLGVLIGYAVSAGFEITFVIPWTAIIWATIISIVIAIFSGIIPAIKASRLDPIEALRYE from the coding sequence ATGATAGGATTATTTCGTGAAAATGTTAGTATTGCACAGCAAAGCATCAGGAGCCAATTACTGCGCACCATTCTGACCGTATTTATCATTGCAATTGGTATCACAGCTCTTGTGGGTATATTAAGTGCAGTAAACGCTCTAGAACGTACTCTTAGCGACGGGTTTACTGACATAGGAACAAATACCTTCAACATACAACGGTATTCCCAGACTTTCCAACGCAGCGGCGGCGGTGAAGTGCGCAAGATAAATCCAATCGTTAGTTATACAGATGTTAGAGAATTTGAGGATAACTACTCCTTCCCAGGAGCTCAAGTAGGAGTTTCTTTCCAGGCCACCTCTCAAGCCGAGGTTAAAAGCGAGGATCGAAAAACGAAACCCAAAGTCATCGTCACTGGTATCAATGAGCATTTCATAAGTAACAGCGGTACAAAAATTTTAGATGGTCGTGCTTTTTCAGCATCTGATATAGAAAACAACAGCCGGGTTGCACTTGTAGGGAGTGATATGGAAGATGCCTTATTTCAAGGCTTAAATCCTATTGGGCAAACCATTAGCATCCGTGGTAATAAGTTTACCGTGATCGGTTTATTAGAAGAAAAAGGGTCCACATTTGGCAACAATGTGGATTTAAGAGTTTTGATACCTATAGGTGTAGCACGCAGTATTTACACCTTACCTAATATTAGCTATGACTTGAGCGTCAAAGTATTGAATCAGCAATTGATGGATGCAGCTAAAGATAAAGCGACCTTACTCATGCGCAGTATACGAGGATTAACTCCGGTAGAAGAAGATAATTTTGGTATCATTCAACGGGATGAATTAATGTCGTCTGTAGATGAAATCAGCATTGCGCTGAATGCCGCTGCTATTATCATCAGTGTGATTACCATATTTGGAAGTTCCATCGCTTTAATGAATATCATGCTGGTTTCAGTAACAGAACGTACTCGCGAAATAGGTGTTCGTAAAGCTCTAGGCGCCAAAAGAAATACGATCTCCTGGCAGTTTTTTATAGAAACTTTATTGATCAGTCAGTACGGTAGTTTGCTTGGGATTGTACTGGGAGTCTTGATCGGTTACGCGGTATCCGCAGGATTTGAGATCACATTTGTTATTCCTTGGACTGCAATTATTTGGGCTACTATCATCTCTATAGTCATCGCCATTTTCTCTGGAATCATCCCTGCCATTAAGGCTTCCCGATTAGATCCTATCGAGGCCTTGCGGTATGAGTAA